The DNA sequence AGGGTAAATGCCAACAGAGTTAAGTTGATTGGCAAGTAGTTCCCAACTGCGTCCTTCTAGCAAGGACATAACAAAGTACTTCCCAGTAGTACGGAAGGATGTACAGTCGGAATGGCGATTAATCACGTCAACGACTAAACCGATATATTACCATGGCCCTGATAGAACTAAATCTAGAGAAGCCAGCGTTGAAGCGAACCGAACTCGTCAAAGAATCCGAAGTCGAGACGACCGAGGAACCGGAGACGGAAACGGAAACGGAAGCGTCCGAAGCGGAAATCGAGGAAACGGAAGTCGAGGAGACGAAGGGACGCGGAAAAGCGCGAACCTTCGTCCGTCGTGCGGCAGTCCTCGGCGGTACCGCCGCCGGACTCGCCGCCGCCCGTAAACTCCAGCAGAAGCGGGCTGGCAAGGGAGACGACGTCGAGGACTTCGAGGAAGACTGGCAGACTGCGGAATAAGTTCCGTAGTTACCGACTTCGCCCGACGTTTCGCACTTTTTTCACGTCCGTTCCCAAACGCCTTTGAGCGCCGCGGTCCTTCGTTCCGTCAATGAATACGTTCGTCTGGGTCCTCGTCGGCCTGTTCATCTATTGGGTGGCCCTCATCGGACTACGGGACAGGGGTCTACTCCCCTCCTATATTGGCACTCAGGGACCGGTTTTAACCCTCCACACGCAGAAAGGAAAGGAACTCATCGAACGACTCGCGCGACCGAAACGGTTCTGGCGGGCGTGGGGGAACTTCGGCTTGGGAATCGCACTCGTCGTGATGGTCGGGACGTTCCTCCTGCTCGTCGTTCAAGCGATCATCGTCGTTCAGAACCCGCCCGAACCGACGGCAGTGACGCAACCCCGGAACGTGCTCGTCATTCCGGGGGTCAACCAGTTCCTGCCGCTGTCGGTCGCTCCCGAGATACTGCTCGGTCTGCTCATCGGGTTGGTCGTCCACGAGGGCGGCCACGGCATCTTCTGCCGCGTCGAGGACATCGAAATCCGGTCGATGGGATTGGCGCTCCTCGCGTTCCTCCCGGTCGGGGCGTTCGTCGAACCCGACGAGGAAAGCAGGAGAGACGCCGACAGGGGGAGCCAAAGCCGGATGTTCGCCGCCGGTGTGACGAACAATTTCGCCATCACAGTCATCGCATTCTTGCTGCTGTTCGGTCCGGTGATGGGGGCGATTTCGGTCGCGTCGGGCGCGGCGGTCGGCGGGGTGTTCCCCGGGTCCGCGGCGGACAACGCGAACCTCCAGCGCGGTGATCGAATCGTCGCCGTCGAGGGTGCAAACGTGACGAGCAACGGCGACCTGCACGACAAACTCGCGAGCATCCAAGGTCGGTCGGTGGACGTGACGGTGAACCGGGACGGAAAGGAGCACCAGACGACCATTCAACGCTCCCTACTCATCACGGGAGTTGCACAGGACTCCCCGTTCGCATCGGGGGTCGAGAAAGGTGAGAGCATCTCCAAAGCCAACGGCACGTCCGTCTACACCGAGAAAGCGTTGGACCGGGAACTCGGCGGGAAGAAGGTCACCACGATGACCGTGAACGGGTCGAAAGTGAGCGGTCCCATCGGCGGTCTTTCGACCCTCCAAGACGGTCCCCTCAGCAGTCAGACGAACCTGAACGTCGGCGATTCCGTCGTCATCACGGCTATCGACGGGGAGCGTATCACCAACAGTACCGACTTGAGTTCGACGCTCGACGGGTACGACGTCGGGCAGACGGCGACCGTCGAAGCCTACGTGAACGACAGTGGCAGGTACACTCAGCACACCTACGACGTGACGCTCAAGGACAACGGCGACGGGAAGGCCATCGTCGGCATCCTCGTCTCGCCGGGCGTGTCCGGTATTTCGACGAGTAGCTTCGGAACACAACTCTACCCGGCAGGGGTCTTCCACGACCTCATGGGTGGACAGTTCATCTCGATGTTCGGCGGCGGTTCGGGTGGCCCGGTGACGACGTTCCTGTTCGGCATCGTCGGAACGCTGTTGCTCCCGTTCGCCAGCCTTTCGATGCCGGTCGGTTACAACTTCGCAGGCTTCGTCGGATGGAACAGCAACTTCTACGCCGTGCAGGGTCCGCTATCGTCCTTCGGCGGCGGTGTCTTCCTGCTGGCTAACGTGTTGTTCTGGACTGGATGGATAAACCTCAATCTCGGGTTCTTCAACTGCATTCCGGCGTTCCCGCTCGACGGCGGGCACATCCTCCGCATGGGTGCCGAGGCCATCGTTTCCAGGCTCCCGACCGATCAGGGGCGGCAGGTCACCACGATGATAACGACAACCGTCGGGCTGGTCATGCTGGTGAGCCTCGTGCTCATGGTGTTCGGACCGCGTCTGCTGTCCTGAAGCGCGAAAATAAATTTTCGACCGTTAACCGATCGTCACTCGTCGAGTCCCATCCGTTCTTTGAACTCCTCGGGCGTGTCGGGAATGCGTTCGAAGTCGCCGAAGTCACGTTCGTGGTGGCGAATTATCTGCTCGACGATCCACGCGCTGAAGGTCTCGTCGAACCGCCACTCCCCGTCCGGGCTCTCGACTTCGAAGCGCTCGTCGGTGGCGAAGGAGACGTAGACGTGGTAGAAGCCGAGGATCACGTCCGCAAACTCGTGGGCTTTCGTGCCGCTTTCCACGCGTTTCTCTCCGAGTTCCTCGCGTCCCGCGTCGGTCAGCTTGAAATATTTCCGGTCCGGTTCGTCCTCACGCTCGATTCGTTCGGTCCATCCCTTGTCCTCGAATTTATAAAGGATGGGGTACACCGACCCGTAGGACGGTTCCCAGTGGCCGCCACTTATCTCGCGTATCTCTTTCAGTATCTCGTACCCGTACCGTGGTTTTTCGTCCAGAAGTTCGAGCACGAGGTACGATATCAGGCCTTTCGGCGGGCCACTTTTCCGCATCGGATGGGGATTTAAGTCCAGATTTTGAAAGGCTTTCGGTCGGGGCGACACCGGCCGGCGTAACCTAAACCGCTGGATGGACTGAACACAGGTGAAACTCAAAAGTTCCTTGTCCGGTCGTTCCCAACTTCCACGTATGCCGAGAAAAGTACCGCCGACCCGCGAGGGGTGGTATGCGCTTCACGACTTCCGAACCATCGACTGGGATGCGTGGCGAGACGCGCCGGAGCGGACCCGCGACGCTGCGCTGGCCGACGGTGTCGAATTTCTGAGCGCACACGAGGACGTGACCGACGCCGAGGACGGTTCCTCGGCCGTCTTCAGCGTCATGGGTCACGAAGCCGACCTGCTGATACTCCACTTCCGTCCGACGGTGAACGCGCTCGATACGGCCGAGCGCGCCTTCGAACGGACCGAGTTCGCGGACTTCACCGAGCGGACCGACTCCTACATGTCCGTCACCGAAGTCGGCAGTTACACCTCCGACGAGATGGTGAAAGACCCGGAGGACATCGAGGACACCGGGATGGCCCGCTACGTGGCGAGCAAACTCTATCCCGACGTTCCGGACGCCGAGTTCGTGTGTTTCTACCCGATGAGCAAACTCCGCCTGCCCGAGGCCAACTGGTACGACACACCGCACGTCGAGCGCGCCGAGATGATGGCGAGCCACGGCGAAATCGGGAAGACCTACGCCGGAAAGGTCACCCAAATCATCACCGGTAGCATCGGAATGGAGGAGTACGAGTGGGGCGTGGACCTGTTCAGCAACGATCCGACCCACATCAA is a window from the Haladaptatus sp. R4 genome containing:
- a CDS encoding site-2 protease family protein, coding for MNTFVWVLVGLFIYWVALIGLRDRGLLPSYIGTQGPVLTLHTQKGKELIERLARPKRFWRAWGNFGLGIALVVMVGTFLLLVVQAIIVVQNPPEPTAVTQPRNVLVIPGVNQFLPLSVAPEILLGLLIGLVVHEGGHGIFCRVEDIEIRSMGLALLAFLPVGAFVEPDEESRRDADRGSQSRMFAAGVTNNFAITVIAFLLLFGPVMGAISVASGAAVGGVFPGSAADNANLQRGDRIVAVEGANVTSNGDLHDKLASIQGRSVDVTVNRDGKEHQTTIQRSLLITGVAQDSPFASGVEKGESISKANGTSVYTEKALDRELGGKKVTTMTVNGSKVSGPIGGLSTLQDGPLSSQTNLNVGDSVVITAIDGERITNSTDLSSTLDGYDVGQTATVEAYVNDSGRYTQHTYDVTLKDNGDGKAIVGILVSPGVSGISTSSFGTQLYPAGVFHDLMGGQFISMFGGGSGGPVTTFLFGIVGTLLLPFASLSMPVGYNFAGFVGWNSNFYAVQGPLSSFGGGVFLLANVLFWTGWINLNLGFFNCIPAFPLDGGHILRMGAEAIVSRLPTDQGRQVTTMITTTVGLVMLVSLVLMVFGPRLLS
- a CDS encoding PadR family transcriptional regulator, which translates into the protein MRKSGPPKGLISYLVLELLDEKPRYGYEILKEIREISGGHWEPSYGSVYPILYKFEDKGWTERIEREDEPDRKYFKLTDAGREELGEKRVESGTKAHEFADVILGFYHVYVSFATDERFEVESPDGEWRFDETFSAWIVEQIIRHHERDFGDFERIPDTPEEFKERMGLDE